In Desulfomicrobium escambiense DSM 10707, the DNA window TGGTCGAACACGCCCAGGGGGTTGTTCTTGGTCACGTGGCCCGTCATAGTCGTGGGGCTCGCCTGGCCCTTGGTCAGGCCGTAGATCTGGTTGTTGTGCACGATGAGGGTGATGTCCAGGTTGCGGCGGATGGCGGCCAGCAGGTGGTTGCCGCCCTCTCCGTAGGAGCAGCCGTCGCCCGACTCCACGACGACCTTGAGCTCAGGGTTGACGAGCTTCAAGGCCTGGGCCGGCGGCAGGGCGCGGCCGTGCAGGCCGTTGAAGCCGTTGCCGCGGACGTAGTGCACGATCTTGGCCGCCTGGCCGATGCCCGAAACCACGGCGAACCGATGCGGTTCGAGATCCTGCCGGGCCAGGGCGTCCTTCAGGGCCAGGAGCACGTCGTGGTTGCCGCAGCCCGGGCACCAGGCCGTGACGTGTTCGCCGTATATCTTGCTGTCGATCATAATGCCTCCAGGATGGGCGCCAGGCGCTCCAGGACGTAGCCGGCCGTCAGGGCCCGGCCGTCGTAGCGCAGGACGGAGTTGGCGATGTGGAAACCCGTGGTCTCGCGCAGCAGCCGCGCGAACTGAGCCGTGCTGTTGCCCTCCACGGCCACCACGCATTCCGCCGCGTGCAGGCGCTGCAGGAAGGTTTCGGGCGCCAGGGGCCAGACCTGGGTGAAGCACAGGCTCGCGGCTTTGACGCCCCGCCCCTGCAGAATTCCTGCGACTTCGCGCAGGACTTCGCCCGAGGAGCCCCAGCCCACCAAGAGCAGGTCGGACTCGTCCTCGCCCGTGAAGACGGGCGGCAGGACCTCCGCCTGCAGCACGTCCATCTTGGCCAGGCGCTTGTCCTGCATGCGCACGCGGATGTCCGCGGCCTCGATGATGTGCCCCTGCTCGTCATGCTCGTGGCAGTCGGCCAGGACCAGGCTCTTGCCGTGGCCCGGGATGCGGCGCGGCGAAACGGGCGCGGACCAGTCGTAACGGTGGTAGCCGTCCGGGTCCGCGTCGCTCAGGTCGGGCTCTGCCACGGACGGCAGGGAGCCGAGGTCGAAGGGCTCTACGGACCGCACGGCGCTGGCCAGGTACTGGTCCGAGAGGATGAAGACCGGCCCCTGGGATTTCTCGGCCAGGTCGAAGGCCTTGTGCGTGAGGTGAAAGCAGTCCGCAACATCGGCCGGAGCCAGGATGGCGCGGTGGAACTCGCCGTGGCCGGCGCGCAGGACCAGCTCCAGGTCGGCCTGCTCCGTGCGCGTGGCCAGGCCCGTGGCCGGGCCGGGACGCTGGGCCACGGCGAAGACCACGGGCATCTCCATAACCCCGGCCAGGCTGACCGCCTCGGTCATCAGGGCAAAGCCGCCGCCCGAAGTGGGCACGATGCTGCGGGCCCCGCCAAAGGACGCGCCCAGGGCCATGTTGGCCGCCGCGATCTCATCCTCGGCCTGCTCCACCACCACGCCCATGTCCACGGCCACCTGCGCCAACCCCTCGGCGATGGAGGTGGCCGGCGACATGGGGTAGTAGCCGCAGAAGCGCACCCCGGCGGCCAGGGCGCCCAGAACCAGGGCCTGGTTGCCGTCCATGGCCAGCCGGGTCACGGAGTCGCCCTCGCCCGGCAGGGGCAGAGACGGCGTGTTGTCCGCGGCCCACCGCATGGACGCGGCCAGGACATCCAGGTTGCTGGACACGATCTGGTCGCCCTTGGCCCGGAAGTTGTCCGCCACAAGCTCCCGCAGGATGTCCGCCTCGATGCCGAGCATGGCGCCGAGCACGCCCATCAGGGCCACGTTGCGGAATACCGGCCGTGCGGCAAGCTCAGCGAAGGGAACGCCTATGAGGCCGGGTTCGGGCGCCATGTCCCAGCCGCCGTCGACGAGAATGACGGCCCCCTCGGCGAGCCTTTCCCGGTGCAGGTCCACGCTCTCGCGGCTCATGGCCGCCAGCAGATCGAAGGTATCGGGAGGACCCTGCACCGGCCGCGACGCCAGGCGCATGCGAAAATTGTTGTGCCCCCCGCGCACGCGGGACATGACGTGCTGCACGGTCAGCAGGTGGCGTCCGGAACGGACCACGGCCTTGCCCAGGAGTCCGGCCACCGTGTCCAGGCCCTGGCCGGCCTCTCCCCCCAGTATCAGATGAAGTTCTTCGCGCACGAATCTCTCCTTGGTTTCCCGTGGCCGCGACAACGCCGCACGGAAGTGAGCATGATGGCCCCTTTCGTTGCACATTTCGGCCATGGAGACAACCGCGGCCTGCCGTTTGTCACGAAAACGATCAGGCACAGGCTTTACGCCACAGCGCGAAATCCTTAATGCAGACCCGTCCGCACACCTTTCAAGGAAACGATCATGTCCTCAGAGCATTTCGTCATCGGCATCGACACCGGCGGCACCTACACCGACGCCGTGGTCCTCGACCGGCGCACCGGCCGGGTCGTGGCCTGCGCCAAGGTGCCGACCACGGCCCACGACCCGGCCCTGGCCATCGGCCGCGCCCTCGCGGACGTCCTGGCCGCTTCGGGCGCGGAACCGGAACGGATCGGGCTGGTCACGGTGTCCACCACCCTGGCCACCAACGCCCTGGTGGAGGACAAGGGCGCCGAGGTCGGACTCTTCGTCATCGGCCACGACAAACGCCTGCACGTCCCGGCGGCCGACTCGCGTTTCATCCCCGGCGGCCACAAGGCCCGGGGCGTGGAGGTCGAACCCCTGGGCATGGAGTTTCTGCTGAAGGGTATCTCCGCCATGCGCGGTCATGTGGACGCCTACGCCGTCTGCGCCCTGCTGGCCTTCGACGACCCGACCCACGAGCTCGTCGCGGCCAAGGCCATCGAACTGACGGACCCCAAGCCCGTGTTCTGCTCCCACCAGGCCAGCAGCCTGCCCGGCATCGAGGAGCGCGCCTCCACGGCAGTGCTGAACGCCCGCCTGCTGCCCGTCATGCAGGACTTTCTGCAGAGCATCGCCCGCTCCATGC includes these proteins:
- a CDS encoding 2-oxoacid:acceptor oxidoreductase subunit alpha; protein product: MREELHLILGGEAGQGLDTVAGLLGKAVVRSGRHLLTVQHVMSRVRGGHNNFRMRLASRPVQGPPDTFDLLAAMSRESVDLHRERLAEGAVILVDGGWDMAPEPGLIGVPFAELAARPVFRNVALMGVLGAMLGIEADILRELVADNFRAKGDQIVSSNLDVLAASMRWAADNTPSLPLPGEGDSVTRLAMDGNQALVLGALAAGVRFCGYYPMSPATSIAEGLAQVAVDMGVVVEQAEDEIAAANMALGASFGGARSIVPTSGGGFALMTEAVSLAGVMEMPVVFAVAQRPGPATGLATRTEQADLELVLRAGHGEFHRAILAPADVADCFHLTHKAFDLAEKSQGPVFILSDQYLASAVRSVEPFDLGSLPSVAEPDLSDADPDGYHRYDWSAPVSPRRIPGHGKSLVLADCHEHDEQGHIIEAADIRVRMQDKRLAKMDVLQAEVLPPVFTGEDESDLLLVGWGSSGEVLREVAGILQGRGVKAASLCFTQVWPLAPETFLQRLHAAECVVAVEGNSTAQFARLLRETTGFHIANSVLRYDGRALTAGYVLERLAPILEAL
- a CDS encoding 2-oxoacid:ferredoxin oxidoreductase subunit beta; amino-acid sequence: MIDSKIYGEHVTAWCPGCGNHDVLLALKDALARQDLEPHRFAVVSGIGQAAKIVHYVRGNGFNGLHGRALPPAQALKLVNPELKVVVESGDGCSYGEGGNHLLAAIRRNLDITLIVHNNQIYGLTKGQASPTTMTGHVTKNNPLGVFDQPFNPVAVAVAMRASFVARSFSGFKEHAAATIVAAMQHKGFSLVDMHSPCISFNKVNTFAWYKSRCKEVSHDPANWDEAMKTAMVFGEEIPIGVIYREQRPSKETLLPQCRDGAMYRRPVDMDKVAAHMLSYA